The following coding sequences are from one Cryomorphaceae bacterium 1068 window:
- a CDS encoding AraC family transcriptional regulator, whose translation MKLNTLYIKNMVCPRCIDTVKDILDNLNIETSSIELGEVHTPNNITSDQKSQLEELLAARGFELLQDQKSKLIGQIKAIIVDQIHHNKEALNINFSTLIADKLHQEYSSLSRLFSSVEGVTIERFILKQKVERVKELIFYNELTLSEIAHQMDYSSVAHLSAQFKKETGMTPTAFKKMRNPGRQSLDQL comes from the coding sequence ATGAAGCTAAACACCCTCTACATAAAAAACATGGTTTGTCCTCGCTGTATTGACACAGTGAAGGACATTTTGGATAACCTGAATATAGAAACCTCCTCCATTGAACTCGGAGAAGTTCATACACCAAACAACATCACGAGTGATCAGAAATCACAGCTGGAGGAACTACTGGCAGCACGAGGCTTTGAGTTGCTTCAAGATCAAAAGTCGAAACTGATCGGACAGATCAAAGCGATCATTGTAGATCAAATTCATCACAACAAAGAAGCCTTAAATATCAATTTCTCTACCCTAATAGCTGATAAACTGCACCAGGAGTATTCTTCTCTCAGCAGGCTTTTCTCTTCTGTCGAAGGAGTCACTATTGAGCGGTTTATCCTTAAACAAAAAGTAGAGCGAGTGAAAGAGCTCATCTTTTACAATGAGCTAACGCTCTCAGAGATTGCTCATCAAATGGACTACAGCAGTGTAGCCCATCTATCCGCCCAATTCAAAAAAGAGACGGGCATGACCCCCACAGCTTTTAAGAAAATGAGAAATCCGGGACGGCAATCACTGGATCAGCTGTGA
- a CDS encoding cation diffusion facilitator family transporter gives MGHNHNHSHNHSEGNVKVAFFLNLAFTIIEIIGGLYTNSLAILSDALHDLGDSLSLGLSWYFQKLSKKGRTKTFSYGYKRFSLLGAIINSIVLVAGSIFILTKAIPELFNPGGTNVEGMLYLSILGIVVNGAAVFKLRKGESLNEKVVSLHLLEDVLGWVAVLIGSVIMMYTDAPFIDPLLSVLISLFVLYNVYKNLKKSLLVILQGIPEEISIDDIRQKLKNISKVTDIHDCHAWSMDGQYNILTLHLRLDKDYKLSEQAKLKEQVRTQLKDESINHITIEFEAQGENCELEDC, from the coding sequence ATGGGACATAATCACAATCATTCACATAATCATTCAGAGGGCAATGTAAAAGTAGCCTTCTTTCTCAACCTTGCCTTTACAATCATTGAGATCATTGGTGGTCTCTATACCAATAGTTTGGCTATCCTGTCGGATGCACTGCATGATTTAGGAGATAGCCTCAGTTTAGGACTTTCGTGGTACTTTCAGAAGCTATCCAAGAAAGGTAGAACCAAGACATTCTCTTACGGGTACAAACGATTCTCATTGCTTGGTGCGATAATCAATTCGATTGTGTTAGTGGCAGGGTCAATATTCATCCTGACAAAAGCGATTCCTGAACTCTTTAATCCTGGGGGAACAAATGTTGAAGGCATGCTCTATCTATCGATTTTGGGAATAGTAGTAAATGGTGCAGCTGTTTTCAAACTCCGAAAAGGAGAATCTCTGAATGAAAAAGTAGTTTCACTACATCTTTTAGAAGATGTCTTGGGATGGGTGGCCGTTCTTATAGGTAGTGTCATTATGATGTATACAGATGCACCATTTATAGATCCGTTACTCTCAGTACTAATCTCGCTTTTTGTTTTGTACAATGTTTACAAAAACCTCAAAAAGAGCCTTTTAGTAATTCTTCAGGGCATTCCCGAGGAAATTTCCATTGACGACATTCGGCAAAAGCTCAAGAACATATCAAAAGTTACTGACATCCATGACTGCCACGCATGGTCGATGGACGGCCAGTACAACATTCTTACACTTCACCTTCGACTAGATAAAGACTACAAACTTTCAGAACAAGCTAAGCTCAAAGAGCAAGTAAGAACACAATTAAAAGATGAATCGATTAATCACATTACCATAGAGTTTGAAGCACAGGGTGAAAACTGTGAGTTGGAGGATTGTTGA
- a CDS encoding cation transporter, with translation MKKTIFKISRMDCSSEEQLIRMKLESFSNIKHLEFDIPSRQLGIYHIGDIDQIHQAISELNLNDKLENTEDADLPSVVDESHQRKILWWVLGINFGFFVVEMTTGWISRSMGLVADSLDMLADSIVYGLSLFAVGAAISRKKKVAKISGYFQMGLALLGFSEVLRRFFSESETPLFQWMIIISVLALIGNLVSLWLINKAKSDEAHMQASAIFTSNDIIVNGGVILAGILVYFLKSKWPDLVVGGVVFSFVMRGAFRILKLAK, from the coding sequence TGGAGTCGTTTTCCAATATAAAACACCTTGAATTTGACATACCTTCCCGTCAACTTGGAATTTACCACATTGGTGACATAGATCAAATTCATCAGGCTATCAGCGAGTTGAACCTAAACGATAAATTGGAAAACACAGAAGACGCTGATTTGCCTTCAGTTGTTGACGAATCGCATCAAAGGAAAATACTATGGTGGGTATTGGGCATCAATTTCGGCTTCTTTGTAGTAGAAATGACTACCGGATGGATATCCCGCTCTATGGGTCTGGTGGCTGACTCGCTGGATATGCTGGCAGATTCCATCGTCTACGGCCTGAGCTTATTTGCTGTCGGTGCAGCTATTTCTCGTAAGAAGAAAGTAGCCAAAATCAGTGGCTATTTTCAGATGGGATTGGCTCTGTTAGGTTTTTCAGAAGTTTTGCGCAGGTTTTTCAGCGAAAGCGAAACACCGCTGTTTCAATGGATGATCATCATTTCGGTACTTGCCTTAATTGGTAACTTGGTCTCGCTTTGGCTGATCAACAAAGCTAAAAGTGATGAAGCTCACATGCAGGCCAGTGCGATATTTACATCTAATGATATTATAGTGAATGGAGGGGTAATACTAGCTGGGATTCTGGTTTATTTTCTAAAAAGTAAATGGCCGGATCTGGTTGTTGGTGGTGTTGTTTTCTCCTTTGTTATGCGTGGTGCTTTTCGAATACTGAAATTGGCAAAATGA